The Agrococcus sp. SGAir0287 DNA window ACGACGCGGCCGACGAGCAGCACCTCGAAGCCCGGTGCGATCGCGGCGACCGCCGTGCCGGCGGTGAAGAGCCCCATCGCGACGAAGAAGAGGGAGCGCAGCGGGAAGCGCTGCAGCAGGAACCCGGTGGTCGGGATGACGACGGCCATCGTGAGCAGGAAGCCGGTCGTGAGCCACTGCGCCGTCGAGGTCGTGATGCCGAGGTCGATCGTCAGCTGCGGAATCGCGACGCCCATGATCGTCTCGTTGAGGATGACGACGAAGGCGCTCGCGACGAGCAGCGCGAGCACAGGCCCCGGGCGCACGTGCGCGGGCGTGACGGTCGAGGTCGAGGCGGTGGCGGTGGGGCTGGTCATGGCGTCCTCGTCTGCGGCTGCGTGTCGTCGGAGCGCCGAGCCCCATCGATCTGCGCATCCGCGTCAATCTGGCAGTGACTGCCACGTTGACGCGGACTACCGTAGCATGGGCGCGTGACGATCGACCATCCCGCCGGCGCAGACCTGCGCGAGCGCCGTCGATCGCAGACGCGAGGCGAGATCGCGGAAGCCGCGCTCGACCTCTTCGAGCGGCAGGGGGTCGCGGCGACGACGGTCGAGGACATCGCGGCAGCGGCCGGCGTCTCGCCGCGCACCTTCTACCGCCTGTGCGGCACGAAGGAGCAGGCGGTGCTCGACGACGCCGAGATCGCCGCCGCGATGGCCGACGCCGTCGCGTCCCTCGATCCGTCGCGACCGCTCCGCGCGCAGCTCGTCGCCTTCTGGCGCGAGCACCTGCTGATCCTCGAGGACGACGCCGAGGGTCATCGGCGCCACCTGCGCGTGCGACGGCTCATCGGCGACGAGCCCGCGCTGCTCGCCGCCGCGCTGCGGCGGGAGCACGAGCGCGACGAGCGGTTCCTCGCCGACCTCGTGGCCGCGACCGGCCGCGACGAGCTGCAGATGCGGGCGCTCGTCGAGTGGCAGTCGGTGCTCATCCGACTCACGATCGAGGGATGGGTGCGTGCCTCCGCCGACGGGACGGGCGTCCGGCTGCAGTCGGTCTACGACCGGGCCCTCGCCGCGCTCGTGGGGTGCGAGTCGATCTGAGCCGCGGTCGGTCGCGCGTCAGGTGCGGCGGTCGAGCTCGACGAGGGCGCCGAGCGGTGCGGCATCGGCCCGCTCGCGCTCGGCCGGGCCGAGGAGGCCGCGGGCGACGAGCGCCTCGAGGGCCTCGCGGCGCTCTGCACGCATCGCCTCGCGCGGGCCCTCGGGCAGCACGGCGATCGCCGCGCCCGCGGCGGCCGAATCTGGTAGCCCGGTCACGGGGAACCAGTCGCGCGTGCGCTCCGCCGGGCGCGAGACGAGCAGCAGCGCGAGCATCGTCGCGACCGACACGGCAGCGGCGACGCCGGTCGCCGCCAGGGCCGCGGCGGGCGATGCGCCCTCGTCGGCTCGGCGGAGCACGACCGGCAGCGTGAGAAGCGCGAGCACGAGCGTCGCGCCCGGCAGCGCCAGGTCGGAGCGCAGCCGCACTCGCTGCCGGCGCAGCCAGAAGGCGAGCGACGACAGCGGCAGCGCGACCGCGACGCCGAAGCAGGCGGCGACGATCGGGAACGCCACGGCCGCGTCCAGCGGCTCGGAGACGTCGATCCGCGCGCCCCCGTTCCCCACGACGATCGAGCCGTCGGCCACGACGACCGCGAATCCCACGACCGGCGCGGCGAGCGCGAGCAGCGAGGCGATGACGAGGAGCGCGGTGCCCACGCGGCCGCCGACGGGGTGCCGACGTCCGCCCGGGTCGTCGACCCGACGCCTGCCGAGCGCGCGCAGCGCAGCGTGGTCGTGGCGCAGCACGTGCGCCTCGAGGTCGGCGAGCGACGCGCGCTCGGGCACGACTGCACGTGCCCACGTCACGGCATCCGGGATGTCGACGCTCACGATCCGCCTCCTCGTCGCTCGCCGGCGAGCCTGCCACGCCGTCCTGGGCGCAGGCTCCGCCGTGGCTCAGGCCGGTCCGTCGTGCAGCACGCCTCGCTCGACGGTCCACCGCCTCGTGACGCCGACGTCGGCGAGGAAGCGCTCGTCGTGGCTCACGACGACGAGCGCGCCCTCGAAGCCCGCGAGCGCGTCGACGAGATGGCCGATCGCGTCGACGTCGAGGTCGTTCGTCGGCTCGTCGAGCAGCAGCAGCCGCGGCGCGGGATCGGCGAGCAGCATGCGCGCGAGCGCGAGCCGCAGGCGCTCGCCACCCGACAGCCCGGCCGCGAGCCGCTCGCCGTCCGCGCCGCGGAACAGGAAGCGGGCGAGCATCGCGCGCGCCTGCAGCGGCGTCGCGTGCGGGTTCGCGGCTCGCAGCACCTCCACGAGGGTCGCCGACTCGTCGACCTCGGTGCGCTGCGCGAGCACGGCGAGCTCCGGGATGCGGTGCGCGACCGGCGCGACGGCCGCGCGCTCGGGCGTCGCCGGCCACGCCTCGATGGCGCGCAGCAGGGTCGTCTTGCCCGAGCCGTTGAGGCCGGCGAGCGCGACGCGCTCCGGGCCGCGCACGACGACGCGACCATCCGGTCCGCCGAGCTCGAGCACCGTCGTGCCGTTCGGCACACGCGTCTCGGGCATCGGCACCCGGATCGAGCGGTCGTCGCGCACCGCCTCCTCCGCGACGGCGATCGCGGCGAGCGCGCTCGCCTCGCGGCCCTGGTGCAGCCTGCCGCTCGCAGCCGTCGTCGCCTCCGACTGGTTGCGCAGCGCATTCACCATGATCCGCGGGATGCCGCCGGCCGCCTGCGCGCGCCGACCCGCGGCCTCCGCCTGCTGCCGCCGCTCGTGCGCCTCGATGCGGTCGGCGCGCTCGCGCCGGTGCTCGGCGCGCGCATCCTGCAGTCGACGTCGCGCGGCAGCCTGCTCGGCGGCGATCGCCTGCTCGTAGACCGACCATGGCCCGTCGAACGTGCGCAGCTCGCGGCCGTGGATCTCGGCGATGCGGTCGACGTGCTCGAGCAGGGCGCGGTCGTGGCTCGCGACGACGAGGGTGCCCGGCCATGCGCGGATGGCCGCGACGAGGTCGGCGCGCGCCTCGGCGTCGAGGTTGTTCGACGGCTCGTCGAGCAGCGCGATCGGAGCCCCCGAGAGCCGGATGCCGGCGAGGCCGACGCGGATCGCCTCGCCGCCCGAGAGGCTGCGCATCGGGCGGTCGAGCAGCGACTCGTCGCCCTCGACGCCCGCCGAGGCGAGCGCAGCCAGGGCCTCGGCCTCCACGCCCCAACGGTCGCCGACGGCGTCGAAGCGGGCGGGATCCACGTCGCCGTCCTCGATCGCGGCGATCGCGTCGCGCACGTTCGCGATGCCGAGGGCATCCGCGACCGTGCCGGGATGCGACGGCAGCGACTGCGGCAGGGTCGCTGCGGGCCCGCTCGCGACGACCGCGCCCGACGTGGGTGCGAGGTCGCCGGCGACGAGGCGCAGCAGGGTGGTCTTGCCGGTGCCGTTGCGGCCGACGAGGCCCGTGGCGCCTGGGCCGAAGGTGCCGGAGACGTCGTCGAGCGCGACGGTGCCGTCGGGCCAGACGACGCTGGCATGGGTGAGCTGGATGGTCGAAGACACGGTGTCCTCCAAGAGCGCTTCGCTGCGCGCTGAGGACCGATGCGGTGCGTGTGCCGCTCTCAGCGCGCGATGGTCGCGTCGCGGAGGATCTCCGTCATCGTCTGCTCTCGTGGTCGTGCTGCGTCCGCGCTCTCACCGCGGGCCGGTCGGCTGGCGATGCTACCCGCTCGCCGGCGAGCGCGCCAGGTGCCTCTCCGACCGATCCAGGTGCAGCTGCGACCAGTCAGCTGGAACGCGCGATCGTCGGATGCAGGCGGATGCGCGCGATGGCGCTCCTCGCTCAGGTCAGCAGCGACATGCCCGTGCGCGCCGGGGCGACGTCCTCGAAGCCGTGCGCCTCGTAGAGGCGACGGCCGGGCGGATCCGCGGTGAGGGTGACGTACGCACCGGGCTCGGCGCGCTCGCGGATCTCGGCGAGCAGCGACCGCAGCACGGCCTTGCCGAGACCGCGCCCCTGATGCTCGGGCAGCGTCGCCATGTCGGCGACGAGGAAGTACCAGCCGCCGTCGCCCACGACGCGCCCCATCGCGACCGCCGGGCCCGCTCCGCCCGCGCCCGCGAGCCGCACGGTGCGCCACGTCCACGTGCCCGCGATCGCGCCCTCCGCCTGCCCGGCCGTCTTCGGCGACAGGCCCGAGACCGCGCGCAGCCTGCGGTACTCGTCGACGGTGGGCGGCTCGAGG harbors:
- a CDS encoding ATP-binding cassette domain-containing protein, translating into MSSTIQLTHASVVWPDGTVALDDVSGTFGPGATGLVGRNGTGKTTLLRLVAGDLAPTSGAVVASGPAATLPQSLPSHPGTVADALGIANVRDAIAAIEDGDVDPARFDAVGDRWGVEAEALAALASAGVEGDESLLDRPMRSLSGGEAIRVGLAGIRLSGAPIALLDEPSNNLDAEARADLVAAIRAWPGTLVVASHDRALLEHVDRIAEIHGRELRTFDGPWSVYEQAIAAEQAAARRRLQDARAEHRRERADRIEAHERRQQAEAAGRRAQAAGGIPRIMVNALRNQSEATTAASGRLHQGREASALAAIAVAEEAVRDDRSIRVPMPETRVPNGTTVLELGGPDGRVVVRGPERVALAGLNGSGKTTLLRAIEAWPATPERAAVAPVAHRIPELAVLAQRTEVDESATLVEVLRAANPHATPLQARAMLARFLFRGADGERLAAGLSGGERLRLALARMLLADPAPRLLLLDEPTNDLDVDAIGHLVDALAGFEGALVVVSHDERFLADVGVTRRWTVERGVLHDGPA
- a CDS encoding TetR/AcrR family transcriptional regulator gives rise to the protein MTIDHPAGADLRERRRSQTRGEIAEAALDLFERQGVAATTVEDIAAAAGVSPRTFYRLCGTKEQAVLDDAEIAAAMADAVASLDPSRPLRAQLVAFWREHLLILEDDAEGHRRHLRVRRLIGDEPALLAAALRREHERDERFLADLVAATGRDELQMRALVEWQSVLIRLTIEGWVRASADGTGVRLQSVYDRALAALVGCESI
- a CDS encoding GNAT family N-acetyltransferase, producing the protein MTDASLASGYRMLLEPPTVDEYRRLRAVSGLSPKTAGQAEGAIAGTWTWRTVRLAGAGGAGPAVAMGRVVGDGGWYFLVADMATLPEHQGRGLGKAVLRSLLAEIRERAEPGAYVTLTADPPGRRLYEAHGFEDVAPARTGMSLLT